A stretch of Litoribacterium kuwaitense DNA encodes these proteins:
- a CDS encoding N-acetylglucosamine-6-phosphate deacetylase: MNEFLEGVHYATGEQIAVTFNGSQISDIQPLSKRKSDLPFIAPGLVDLQINGYQGHDFNTWPITQETVKKVTHLLWEEGVTSYFPTIITNHDKAIENTVEVISKACENDRFVEACVAGIHLEGPFISPEDGPRGAHSHSYVKAPDWALFQQWQEAANGMIKIITMSPEWPGSVDFITKCAEHGVVVSIGHTAATPEQIQEAVEAGATMSTHLGNGAHLMLPRHPNYLWEQLAEDNLSACLIADGFHLPESFLTVALRTKKAQAMLVSDAVYLSGLKPGDYETHIGGKVVLTPEGKLHMKENPKLLAGSVRMLKDGIAHLANRGLCTVQEAWDMASIRPASFMKAPMMEGLKEGAKADLVTFTGEKGAVIIVQTYKSGKRVYPF; encoded by the coding sequence ATGAATGAGTTTTTAGAAGGGGTTCATTATGCTACTGGGGAACAAATTGCCGTAACGTTCAATGGAAGTCAAATTAGCGATATTCAACCACTATCTAAGCGAAAGAGTGATCTGCCGTTTATTGCGCCTGGGCTCGTTGACTTACAAATTAATGGCTACCAAGGTCATGACTTTAATACGTGGCCAATCACACAAGAAACGGTAAAAAAAGTGACTCATTTACTTTGGGAGGAAGGAGTGACTTCCTATTTTCCTACCATTATAACCAATCATGATAAAGCGATCGAAAATACAGTAGAGGTCATTTCCAAAGCGTGTGAAAACGATCGTTTTGTCGAAGCATGTGTTGCTGGGATACATTTAGAAGGACCCTTCATTTCTCCAGAGGATGGCCCTAGGGGTGCACATAGTCATTCTTATGTTAAAGCGCCTGACTGGGCCCTTTTTCAACAATGGCAAGAAGCGGCGAACGGCATGATAAAGATCATCACAATGTCACCTGAATGGCCAGGTTCTGTTGATTTCATTACGAAATGTGCTGAACATGGTGTTGTCGTGTCCATCGGTCATACAGCAGCAACTCCTGAACAAATACAAGAAGCGGTAGAAGCAGGCGCGACAATGTCCACACATTTGGGAAATGGAGCACACCTTATGCTGCCAAGGCACCCCAATTATCTCTGGGAGCAATTGGCTGAGGACAATCTATCGGCGTGTCTTATTGCAGATGGGTTTCACCTGCCTGAATCATTTCTTACCGTTGCCCTGCGCACAAAAAAGGCGCAAGCGATGCTAGTCAGTGATGCAGTGTATCTCAGTGGACTCAAGCCAGGAGATTATGAAACGCATATCGGTGGTAAGGTAGTACTGACACCCGAAGGCAAGCTTCATATGAAAGAAAATCCGAAATTATTGGCTGGTTCAGTAAGGATGTTAAAGGATGGAATCGCACACCTTGCAAATCGTGGGTTATGCACGGTACAAGAAGCTTGGGACATGGCGTCAATACGTCCAGCTTCTTTCATGAAAGCTCCAATGATGGAAGGTCTCAAGGAAGGGGCGAAAGCTGACCTAGTCACTTTTACAGGTGAAAAAGGTGCAGTAATAATCGTACAAACATATAAATCCGGAAAACGAGTGTATCCGTTCTGA
- a CDS encoding LacI family DNA-binding transcriptional regulator — protein sequence MKKHPTIYDIAKKAGTSSATVSRVLSNSGYPVRSELREKIKKVAEEVNYIPNMLGRQLKTNNSMTIGVIIPSITNPFYSSIVLGVEDIARSRGYHVLLCNSHRSPQLEEEYLKTLFEKQVKGLIVSSISPDKNLLGALVRKGLQIVAFDQTIDGLNSSQIHFDYKKGGFMATEYLIKKGHRKIALISSPLTRPSRISVYEGYLNALEQNDLDIDESLIQVASKEYEAFDRSYEFKNGIELTQNLLKNSELPTAIFVCNDMTAFGVMNELTKQGINVPEQMSVMGFDNIEFSEMITPPLTTIQQPDYEMGKLACNLLLDQLDGKTVENVDIMLQPKVIDRSSVLALESAVLEN from the coding sequence GTGAAAAAGCATCCGACGATATATGATATAGCAAAAAAAGCAGGAACTTCTTCAGCGACAGTTTCTCGCGTCTTAAGCAATAGCGGCTATCCAGTGAGATCAGAGTTAAGAGAAAAAATAAAAAAAGTGGCGGAAGAAGTCAACTATATTCCTAACATGCTAGGAAGACAATTAAAAACAAATAATAGTATGACGATCGGAGTGATTATTCCATCCATAACGAACCCTTTTTATTCCTCTATCGTTCTAGGTGTTGAAGATATTGCTAGGAGTCGGGGATATCATGTGTTGTTATGCAACTCCCATCGCAGTCCGCAACTTGAAGAGGAGTATTTAAAAACGTTATTTGAAAAGCAAGTCAAAGGCCTCATTGTTTCTTCTATTTCCCCAGATAAAAATTTGCTCGGAGCTTTAGTTCGAAAGGGCTTACAAATTGTAGCCTTTGATCAAACAATCGATGGGTTAAATAGCAGTCAGATTCACTTTGATTATAAAAAAGGTGGGTTTATGGCGACGGAATATTTAATCAAAAAGGGGCACAGAAAAATTGCACTAATCAGCTCTCCATTGACCCGACCAAGTCGAATAAGTGTTTATGAGGGATATCTAAATGCCTTGGAACAGAATGATCTTGACATAGATGAATCGTTGATCCAGGTTGCTTCAAAAGAATACGAAGCCTTTGACAGAAGTTATGAGTTTAAAAATGGCATCGAATTAACACAAAATTTATTGAAAAATTCGGAATTACCTACAGCCATATTCGTTTGTAATGATATGACAGCATTTGGTGTTATGAATGAACTGACGAAACAAGGTATAAATGTTCCTGAGCAAATGTCTGTGATGGGATTTGATAATATTGAGTTTTCCGAAATGATCACGCCACCTTTGACTACAATTCAACAACCAGACTACGAAATGGGGAAATTAGCCTGCAATTTGCTTTTAGACCAACTAGATGGAAAAACAGTCGAAAATGTAGACATCATGTTACAGCCAAAAGTAATCGACCGTAGCTCAGTACTAGCTCTAGAAAGCGCTGTACTAGAGAACTAA
- a CDS encoding phytanoyl-CoA dioxygenase family protein: MTENVNGGLTKEQLDFYEREGYLVLPSLLTPEELEPTKEAMNAKVSMIADHLLKDGLIDDPFIDRPFEKRLAEMFKDLTEEDFLKYGRSWRDRHPGYFQLMSNPKILDVVESLIGGEIFSSPVYNTRPKIPKVAAGAVPWHQDKSYWPGANANPVITVWIPIVDANEVNGCLHIKPKTHRKRLLEWHHEELTGTGYTALRENQLGNTPSVVLPVTAGSAIIFNDRCLHMSTPNRSEGVRWSVDLRYQPTDQDPMLNQGVGFLARSRKHPDRVATLEDWLAKRPEHEEVPS; the protein is encoded by the coding sequence GTGACTGAAAACGTAAACGGAGGTTTAACTAAGGAACAGCTTGATTTTTATGAGCGAGAAGGGTACCTCGTGCTACCTTCGCTCTTGACACCTGAAGAGCTTGAGCCTACAAAAGAGGCGATGAATGCAAAAGTATCTATGATTGCGGATCATTTACTAAAAGATGGGTTAATCGACGATCCATTCATTGATCGTCCGTTTGAAAAGCGGCTTGCGGAGATGTTTAAAGACTTAACAGAGGAAGATTTTTTAAAGTATGGTCGAAGCTGGCGTGATCGGCACCCAGGTTATTTTCAGCTAATGAGCAATCCAAAAATTTTGGACGTTGTTGAGTCCTTAATTGGCGGAGAAATTTTTTCCAGTCCCGTGTACAACACAAGGCCCAAAATACCGAAAGTGGCTGCTGGCGCTGTTCCTTGGCATCAAGATAAGTCTTACTGGCCAGGTGCCAATGCCAATCCGGTCATTACAGTCTGGATACCGATAGTCGATGCCAATGAAGTGAATGGCTGCTTGCACATTAAACCGAAAACGCATCGGAAGAGGCTGCTTGAGTGGCATCATGAAGAACTTACAGGGACGGGATATACTGCTCTTCGGGAAAATCAGCTTGGAAATACGCCGAGTGTCGTGTTGCCAGTCACTGCAGGAAGCGCCATTATTTTTAACGACCGTTGCCTCCATATGTCGACACCCAATCGCTCAGAAGGAGTGCGCTGGAGTGTAGACTTACGCTATCAGCCAACCGATCAAGATCCCATGCTTAATCAAGGTGTAGGCTTTCTGGCTCGGAGCCGCAAGCATCCTGACCGGGTGGCGACGCTAGAAGATTGGCTGGCAAAACGACCAGAGCATGAAGAAGTCCCTTCGTAG
- a CDS encoding Gfo/Idh/MocA family protein, producing MDTIRIGMIGLDTSHVVAFTKLLNDPAHQYHVPGGKVVVAFPGGSSDMELSYSRVEGFTHELRDHYDVKIVDSPEEVAEKCDAIFLESVDGRVHLKQFKKIVSYQKPVFIDKPFTTSSKEAKDILWLADENQTPIMSCSAVRFAVGLSSALKKLEGKTIIGMDCYGPLAIEAHHGLFWYGIHTADMLYRAFGTGCERVTVTKNADHDVLIGEWKDGRIGSLRGNRKGNNTFGAAIHSNEKTEFVNASSGDKPYYAALLEEIVQFLCTGISPVDINETVEITRFLEAANESRSTGKTVEL from the coding sequence ATGGATACGATTAGAATTGGAATGATTGGCTTAGATACATCTCACGTTGTCGCTTTCACAAAATTACTAAATGATCCAGCTCATCAGTATCATGTGCCAGGGGGAAAGGTCGTCGTTGCCTTTCCTGGAGGTTCTTCAGATATGGAATTGAGTTACTCTCGTGTAGAAGGCTTTACGCATGAGCTGCGAGATCATTATGACGTTAAAATTGTAGATTCCCCGGAGGAAGTTGCTGAAAAGTGTGATGCGATTTTTTTGGAATCTGTCGATGGACGGGTTCACCTTAAACAATTCAAAAAAATTGTTTCTTATCAGAAACCTGTCTTTATTGATAAGCCCTTTACAACTTCATCAAAGGAAGCCAAGGACATCCTTTGGTTAGCTGACGAAAATCAGACGCCCATCATGAGTTGCTCAGCAGTCAGGTTTGCAGTGGGTTTATCCTCAGCACTCAAGAAATTGGAAGGAAAAACAATCATAGGTATGGACTGTTACGGGCCGCTGGCGATTGAAGCCCATCATGGTTTGTTCTGGTATGGTATCCATACTGCAGACATGCTTTACCGTGCTTTTGGTACAGGATGTGAAAGGGTTACAGTGACAAAAAATGCCGATCATGATGTGCTTATAGGGGAATGGAAAGACGGTCGTATTGGCAGTCTTCGAGGAAATCGAAAGGGAAATAACACTTTTGGTGCAGCTATTCACAGCAACGAGAAAACAGAATTTGTAAACGCATCATCAGGCGATAAGCCTTATTATGCAGCGCTTTTAGAGGAAATCGTCCAATTTCTATGTACTGGGATATCGCCGGTTGATATTAATGAAACGGTTGAAATAACTAGATTTCTCGAAGCGGCGAATGAAAGTCGTTCAACTGGAAAAACAGTCGAATTATAA
- a CDS encoding carbohydrate ABC transporter permease: MVLSKAKMTPFTFINSVLLLGVAFVTIYPFLHMIAVSLSGDVHVMRGDVNLIPKELTFKNYEHVLSDSRIGTGYFNTILYVTLGTAISLIITAMGAYALSKKTMIFRKGFMIMIVFTILFGGGMIPTFLVVKSLGLLDTVWAMVLPQAVSTWNLIIMRTFFSATIPNELEESAKIDGLNDLGIFARIVLPLSKPVLATIGLFYAVGIWNNFILPLLYLRDDALYPLQVILRNLVLVEQMADVSGGDAVVVQESIQYATILVSTLPILLLYPFLQKYFVKGVMIGSLKE; the protein is encoded by the coding sequence ATGGTTTTGTCAAAAGCAAAAATGACTCCGTTTACATTTATAAACAGCGTTCTTTTGCTAGGTGTGGCATTTGTTACAATTTATCCGTTTCTTCATATGATTGCTGTCTCGTTAAGTGGAGATGTTCATGTCATGAGGGGGGATGTGAATTTAATTCCAAAGGAGCTGACATTTAAAAACTATGAGCATGTACTAAGTGACTCTCGAATTGGGACAGGGTACTTTAATACGATTTTATACGTCACCTTAGGAACAGCGATCTCTTTAATCATTACAGCGATGGGGGCGTATGCACTATCGAAAAAAACGATGATTTTTCGTAAAGGTTTTATGATCATGATTGTTTTCACGATTTTATTCGGCGGGGGCATGATTCCAACTTTTCTCGTCGTAAAATCTTTAGGATTATTGGATACGGTTTGGGCGATGGTGCTGCCTCAGGCGGTAAGCACATGGAACTTAATTATTATGAGAACTTTTTTTTCTGCGACAATACCGAATGAATTAGAGGAATCGGCTAAGATTGATGGTTTAAATGATTTAGGTATATTTGCTCGAATTGTTCTCCCATTATCAAAACCGGTATTGGCAACGATTGGCTTATTCTATGCTGTAGGGATCTGGAATAACTTTATCCTTCCATTGCTATATCTAAGGGATGATGCACTGTATCCTTTACAAGTGATCCTTAGAAATCTAGTTCTTGTTGAGCAAATGGCTGATGTATCGGGTGGCGATGCCGTAGTCGTTCAGGAATCGATTCAATATGCAACGATTTTAGTTTCTACGCTGCCGATCCTTTTACTTTATCCATTCCTCCAAAAATACTTTGTTAAAGGGGTGATGATAGGATCATTAAAAGAATAG
- a CDS encoding ABC transporter permease has protein sequence MDQLEPREQERTAVKTKRSKEYYKSLRKKLNNSKYLLILFAPVLLYYLIFHYAPMFGVVIAFKDYNLFKGVLESEWVGLKYFQIFIESPDFLNLLRNTFLLGFYNFLFGFPVPIIFALLLNELKNMYFKRFVQTLSYLPHFISNVVVASMIVVFLSPSGIVNRMISYLGIEPMNWMIMPEMFRTIFVSSEIWQHMGWEAIIYLAALTSISPQLYEAADIDGAGRFAKLWYITLPGILPAIFIVGILNIGKVLEIGFEKVFLLYNPVTYETADIISTYVYRVGLVQGNYSYATAIGLFLGVISFTFLFGANYLAKRFGQESLW, from the coding sequence ATGGATCAATTGGAGCCGAGAGAACAAGAGAGAACTGCGGTGAAAACAAAACGATCTAAGGAATATTATAAGTCTTTAAGAAAAAAACTGAATAACAGCAAATATCTCTTAATATTATTTGCACCTGTTTTACTTTACTACTTAATTTTCCATTATGCACCGATGTTTGGGGTCGTTATTGCCTTTAAAGATTACAATTTGTTTAAAGGTGTTTTGGAGAGTGAGTGGGTAGGGTTAAAATATTTTCAAATTTTTATAGAAAGCCCTGACTTTTTAAATCTATTACGAAATACATTTTTGTTAGGTTTTTATAATTTTCTTTTTGGGTTCCCCGTTCCAATCATATTTGCCCTGTTATTAAATGAATTGAAAAATATGTATTTTAAGCGCTTTGTTCAAACGCTTAGTTACTTACCGCATTTTATATCAAATGTCGTGGTCGCGAGTATGATTGTCGTTTTTCTTTCTCCTTCAGGTATTGTCAATCGAATGATTTCATACTTAGGCATTGAGCCGATGAATTGGATGATCATGCCAGAAATGTTCCGTACGATATTTGTCTCGTCAGAAATATGGCAGCATATGGGATGGGAGGCGATTATTTACTTAGCTGCTTTAACGTCCATTAGTCCGCAATTATATGAAGCGGCAGATATTGATGGTGCTGGGCGGTTTGCGAAATTATGGTATATTACGTTGCCCGGAATTTTGCCGGCAATCTTTATCGTAGGTATTTTAAATATTGGAAAAGTGTTGGAAATTGGTTTTGAAAAGGTTTTCTTGTTATACAATCCAGTCACGTATGAAACGGCAGACATCATTTCTACCTATGTTTATCGAGTCGGTCTTGTCCAAGGAAACTACAGTTATGCTACAGCCATTGGGTTATTTTTAGGGGTAATCAGCTTTACCTTCTTATTTGGTGCCAATTATCTTGCGAAGCGATTTGGACAAGAAAGTCTATGGTAA
- a CDS encoding glucosamine-6-phosphate deaminase, producing the protein MSLKVQPYKEKKIDHLVVRVYEERDGMGRAAAADVIAKMKALLKEKETIRIIFASAPSQNEFLETLRTASGIEWHRVTVFHMDEYIGLKPQEEQSFSKFLCDRLFDSVKPGKIHLIDGLNDPELECQVYSERLMEAPIDIVCLGIGENGHIAFNDPPVAHFNDPKLIKMVKLDEMSRQQQVNDKCFHKLADVPTHALTLTIPALLSGSYLYCIVPGLTKKNAVKQTLKGPISETNPASSLRRHPSCILYLDKDSYDE; encoded by the coding sequence TTGTCACTAAAAGTACAACCTTATAAAGAAAAAAAGATTGATCACTTAGTTGTTCGAGTATATGAAGAGCGAGACGGTATGGGGCGGGCTGCTGCGGCAGATGTCATCGCAAAAATGAAGGCCCTGTTAAAAGAGAAAGAAACGATTCGGATAATATTTGCTTCTGCGCCTTCCCAAAATGAATTTCTGGAGACGTTAAGGACTGCTTCTGGCATTGAATGGCACCGGGTGACCGTTTTTCATATGGATGAATATATCGGTTTAAAGCCACAGGAAGAACAATCCTTTAGTAAGTTTTTATGTGATCGATTATTTGACAGTGTCAAGCCAGGGAAAATTCACCTAATCGATGGTTTAAACGATCCAGAACTTGAATGTCAAGTTTATAGTGAACGATTAATGGAAGCTCCAATTGATATCGTTTGTTTAGGGATTGGCGAGAACGGTCATATCGCCTTTAATGATCCACCGGTAGCTCATTTTAATGATCCTAAATTAATAAAGATGGTTAAGCTGGATGAAATGTCTCGGCAACAGCAAGTGAACGACAAATGTTTCCACAAATTAGCTGATGTTCCTACTCATGCACTGACTCTGACGATTCCGGCATTGTTGTCTGGCAGTTACTTGTATTGCATCGTTCCAGGGTTGACAAAAAAGAATGCAGTTAAACAAACGTTAAAAGGACCCATTTCAGAGACAAACCCAGCTTCTAGCTTGCGCCGTCATCCAAGTTGTATTCTTTATTTAGACAAGGATTCTTACGATGAATGA
- a CDS encoding extracellular solute-binding protein, with protein MRNIKSPFMIMMFLLAVLAACSDSPSSSDVETDVEANGESDGERPTIEFYTNEHPSWPTDEDWLVFDLMEEGGQMNIDLTIAAEPYGESLNLTVASGELPDLLRMPNYSTANRYGNDGALVNLLDHIDDMPNLQTWMEEFPEAARATLSHDGKMFISPNIGIGETNRMLYMYRQDIFAEHGLEIPENWDELYAVLKELKSIYPDSYPLGFRNGTDKLESFAPNFGTSLNYYYDHEKDEWRYGPIEDNFRALVEHLNTFFSEGLIPSDFLSTDTAQWQELMSTGTSFITQDYIGRIDEFNLANRETNPDYTLLNMAPPAGFPGDEQVAYSAHKNESGYSVAVTSDHIDTVIQYIDWTFSEEGRDALSWGVQDETYTEENGEKQWMKDYQSPADLRNDTGISTYATYSWFDYDAHMSLFSDEVKQAYEEGRQYDEPIVPVPAFSPEEQEVIAIQGEAIIKHRDEQIAKFIIGDRDLSEWDDYVKEMEDLGVQQLVDIHAEAYQRMQEAELN; from the coding sequence ATGAGAAATATAAAATCCCCTTTTATGATCATGATGTTCCTTTTGGCAGTCCTGGCAGCATGTTCTGATTCTCCATCGTCTTCAGATGTCGAAACAGATGTTGAAGCAAATGGTGAATCAGATGGGGAAAGGCCAACAATCGAATTCTATACGAATGAACACCCAAGCTGGCCGACTGATGAAGATTGGCTCGTATTCGACTTGATGGAAGAAGGCGGTCAGATGAATATAGATTTAACGATTGCCGCCGAGCCTTACGGTGAGTCATTAAATCTTACGGTTGCATCTGGAGAATTACCGGATTTATTACGGATGCCCAATTATTCGACAGCGAACAGATATGGTAACGACGGAGCTTTAGTCAATCTGCTTGATCATATTGATGACATGCCAAATTTACAAACTTGGATGGAAGAATTTCCGGAAGCAGCCAGAGCCACTCTTTCTCATGATGGAAAAATGTTTATCTCGCCAAATATCGGCATTGGAGAAACCAACCGCATGCTGTACATGTATCGGCAAGATATCTTTGCAGAGCATGGTTTAGAGATACCAGAAAATTGGGATGAACTGTATGCCGTTTTAAAAGAGTTAAAGTCGATCTATCCAGATAGCTACCCGCTTGGCTTTCGAAATGGTACAGACAAACTTGAGAGCTTTGCACCGAACTTTGGTACGAGCTTGAATTACTATTACGATCATGAAAAAGATGAATGGCGTTATGGTCCTATCGAAGACAATTTCCGTGCATTGGTGGAGCATCTGAATACATTTTTTAGCGAAGGTTTAATCCCATCAGATTTCCTCTCAACAGATACAGCTCAATGGCAAGAGTTAATGTCTACGGGTACCTCTTTTATTACCCAAGATTATATTGGAAGAATCGACGAGTTTAATCTTGCAAACCGTGAAACAAATCCAGATTATACGTTACTCAATATGGCACCGCCTGCTGGTTTTCCTGGGGACGAACAAGTTGCTTATTCAGCACATAAAAATGAATCGGGTTATTCGGTTGCTGTCACTTCTGATCATATCGATACAGTGATTCAATACATTGACTGGACCTTTTCTGAGGAAGGCAGGGATGCATTGAGCTGGGGTGTTCAGGATGAAACGTATACAGAAGAAAATGGCGAGAAGCAATGGATGAAAGACTATCAAAGCCCTGCAGATCTTCGGAACGACACTGGGATATCTACGTATGCAACATACTCATGGTTTGATTACGATGCGCATATGAGCTTATTCAGTGATGAAGTGAAACAAGCCTATGAAGAAGGGCGGCAATACGATGAGCCAATCGTTCCGGTTCCAGCTTTTTCTCCAGAAGAACAGGAAGTCATAGCCATTCAGGGAGAAGCCATTATTAAACACAGAGATGAGCAAATCGCTAAGTTTATTATTGGTGATCGTGATTTAAGTGAGTGGGATGATTATGTGAAGGAAATGGAAGACCTTGGTGTGCAACAACTTGTTGACATCCATGCAGAAGCATATCAACGGATGCAGGAAGCAGAGTTGAATTAG
- a CDS encoding Gfo/Idh/MocA family protein: MSNPKKVVIVGAGVISASHARAITAHQEAKLVAICDIEQEKAEKLAYEFKVEKTYTDYEEMFAQEAIDIVSVCVPSGLHAEVTIAAAQHGIHVLCEKPLDITSEKMSKMIDACKANNVKLGAVYQRRTLDAAIKTRKAIQEGKLGKLVLGDAYLKYYRSPEYYQSAGWRGTWEIDGGGALMNQGIHGIDLIQWMVGEVESVFAYTAPLVRHIEVEDTAVIAVKYKHGAFGVIQGTTSVYPGQETRFELHGEKGSIIFGDSGFKQWAFIDRDEEIPQVSHTEGGSHDPKAISNRGHAIFVNDMIQAIKEDREPLVSGEEARKAVDLLLAIYESARTGKEVQLNAMNQFN; encoded by the coding sequence GTGTCTAATCCAAAAAAGGTAGTGATTGTTGGGGCTGGAGTCATTTCAGCCTCTCATGCAAGAGCGATCACTGCACATCAGGAAGCTAAGCTCGTTGCTATTTGTGACATTGAACAGGAAAAGGCGGAGAAATTAGCTTATGAATTTAAAGTAGAAAAAACGTATACGGATTATGAGGAAATGTTTGCCCAAGAAGCTATTGATATTGTATCTGTTTGTGTGCCAAGTGGATTGCATGCGGAGGTGACAATCGCAGCTGCCCAACATGGGATCCATGTACTTTGTGAGAAACCGCTTGATATTACAAGTGAGAAAATGTCAAAAATGATCGACGCATGCAAAGCGAACAATGTTAAATTAGGCGCCGTTTATCAACGAAGAACATTGGATGCAGCGATTAAAACACGAAAAGCCATCCAAGAAGGAAAGCTTGGAAAACTGGTGCTTGGCGATGCTTATTTAAAATACTACCGAAGTCCGGAATATTATCAGAGCGCTGGTTGGAGAGGTACTTGGGAAATAGATGGCGGTGGCGCATTAATGAATCAAGGAATTCATGGAATCGACCTGATTCAATGGATGGTTGGTGAGGTTGAATCGGTTTTTGCTTATACCGCTCCTTTAGTTAGACATATCGAGGTGGAAGATACGGCAGTGATTGCAGTCAAATATAAACATGGCGCTTTTGGTGTCATCCAAGGAACCACATCTGTGTATCCAGGACAGGAAACGAGGTTTGAACTGCATGGTGAAAAAGGTTCGATCATTTTTGGAGACTCAGGCTTTAAACAATGGGCGTTTATTGATCGTGATGAAGAAATTCCACAAGTGAGTCACACAGAAGGGGGAAGTCACGACCCAAAAGCCATTTCGAATAGGGGACACGCTATTTTTGTGAATGATATGATCCAAGCAATCAAAGAAGACCGCGAGCCACTCGTATCCGGTGAGGAAGCTCGTAAAGCAGTTGATTTGCTTTTGGCGATTTATGAATCGGCAAGGACAGGAAAAGAAGTACAGCTAAATGCAATGAATCAATTCAATTAA
- a CDS encoding sugar phosphate isomerase/epimerase family protein: protein MVFDRLGVITDEVSSHTAEALNWAKEKGLKHVEVRRVNDKNIIDLSDREIKQLLHDIEQRGLFVSCISSPVFKCALNPTRTVATGDTFGQDEEGVEAHFQKLNRAFDIARLLKTDKIRIFSFWREQNPSNYEDEVIGHLKRAAELAAKEDMLLLLENEGACNGGYASEVSSMVKKVNSSHLKALWDPGNEEHGGRSAFPQGYEEVKGLIGHVHLKDAYIQTDGQPRCVPIGDGHVAYLEQLQAIDHDGYRGLFTIETHYVPEDGTKMDGTQLTLDGLKRLFQKAEK, encoded by the coding sequence TTGGTTTTTGATCGATTGGGTGTCATTACAGATGAAGTATCATCTCATACGGCTGAGGCCTTAAATTGGGCGAAAGAAAAAGGTTTAAAACATGTGGAAGTCCGACGGGTGAATGATAAGAATATCATTGATCTGTCTGATCGTGAAATTAAGCAGCTGCTTCACGACATTGAGCAGCGGGGGTTATTTGTCTCATGTATATCATCACCAGTATTTAAATGTGCACTTAACCCTACGAGAACGGTTGCCACAGGGGATACTTTTGGACAAGATGAAGAAGGTGTTGAAGCTCATTTTCAGAAACTAAACCGCGCTTTTGACATTGCTAGACTGTTAAAAACGGATAAAATCCGCATTTTCTCATTTTGGAGAGAACAAAACCCTTCCAATTATGAAGATGAAGTCATCGGTCATTTAAAAAGAGCAGCAGAGTTAGCTGCAAAAGAAGATATGCTACTATTGCTGGAAAATGAAGGGGCTTGCAACGGTGGCTATGCTTCTGAAGTTAGCAGCATGGTGAAGAAGGTAAATTCATCTCATCTTAAAGCACTTTGGGATCCCGGCAATGAGGAGCATGGTGGCCGCTCCGCCTTTCCTCAGGGCTATGAAGAGGTGAAAGGGCTGATCGGCCATGTCCATTTAAAAGATGCTTATATTCAAACAGATGGACAGCCAAGGTGTGTGCCGATTGGCGATGGTCATGTCGCTTATTTGGAACAGTTACAGGCGATAGATCACGATGGCTATCGAGGGTTGTTCACGATTGAAACCCACTATGTTCCAGAAGATGGAACAAAAATGGACGGCACACAATTAACATTGGACGGTTTAAAGCGACTATTTCAAAAGGCAGAAAAATAG